A stretch of DNA from Aspergillus flavus chromosome 3, complete sequence:
CGCGGCGTAGAACTTGGCCACGGGGTTAGGGAATCGCTAGACGGGGACCCCCCGGGTCAGCGTACAGGTTCGTAGCAACGAAGACGGGGAGGATCACCCACCTGAGACTTGCGAAGCAGACTGAAGAGTTCACCTCCCTCAACAAAATCCATGACCATGTACAGATTTCGCGAATCCTGCCATGTGCCCCATAGGGTGATCAAGAACGGATGCCTGACGCGATTGAGCATTCGTCGCTCGTCATTAGTATGCTCAATCTGCTTCATCTTGACCACCTGGGCCTTCTTCAGAACTTTGACGGCATAGAAGCGGTGGTTGTGCTTGGACTGCACGAGATGGACTCGACCAAAGCTACCGGTGCCCAATGTGCGCTGGAGGCTGAAATCCTCGAGAGAGTACTTGCCCTTGGTGGTTCGGGTCTGCGATTGTTGAGAACCTCCGCCGACCGACTGGCCGCTCTGATGGGATGAATGAATTATGTTCTGTATACTGGCGACATTATGGGAGTTGGTGTGGTGGTGACCATGGTGATGGTGGGCCGGGGGAGATTGCGTCACGGCGGATTGCATGGAGGATGGTTGACCCTCGGGGTGGCTTTGATTAGTGCCTGAAGAGCAATTGTGATGATCGTGGGACGATTGGTGAGGTTGCGCAGAGGTATAAGCAACGTCCGGGGAGGTGGCAGTAGGAGTGGGATGGGATTGGTGGCTGTGGTGATGCTGGTTTGGTGACGTCTGCGTCTGGGCCGCTGTGGGTGACGAACCggcttcaagctctttgcTGAGGGTCTGCGAATCCTTGGTCCGCCGTTTCTTCAATAAGCCTCCTAAGCTCGGCATGGAGAACtaaaattgaaaatattaCCTGACTGTGAGATcaggaaaaataaaaatgggGTAAAGGGttcaaggaaaaagaaaaaaaagaaaaagaaaaagaaaaagaaagaaggaaacaaaataaaCCCTCCAAAATGCAGATTGGGTTTTTGTAAGATTCACGCGAAATGGGTAAAGAAAGAGGGTTCAAAAATTAAAGCTCAACCCCTCTTTCGaatcttcctttttttttgcttccctgcgaaggagggggaaaacCGCCAGCAACGAAACGTTAcgcctctttcttttgtacCGTTCCGAGCAGCGGATACAACGGGCAGGGAACTTCGCCGTAGCCACCGAGAAGCGGTCAACCCCAAGCTTTGCAATTGGAATTCAAAACAAATTTCAAGATGAACTCGTGTCAAACGGCTCTAGTGGTTGTGTTTCGTCGTTTTCCTCCGTTAGTTGATTTGCTTTTTATCGTTCAAACCCGGTGAAACTTTCGGCCAAGACAACGATAATCGAGAGAGGGGAAATTGAAACGTCAACGTTCCGTAGGGGAAAAGAGTAAGAGTAACGATTCGAGATGCAGTTAATTTAGTTTGGTTGTTTGGGCGGAGAGGAAAATTGACCCAGAAGAGCAAAGCGCGGGGGGAGGggagattttaatttatcgGCAGTGTTTGTCTGTCtgtctcctcttctctctctcactctacttctctttctctcacTCTCTCTCTATACCTAATCCGTAGCTACTTACATACAGACCCCAACATCAGCGGTGTTTTACTATCACGATTTATGCATTGTAAACACCCATGACAAAATATCACCTCTTGACTATGAGAAAAGCAAATCTCAGTCAGCCCCgcttttttgctttctatTAAGAATAGAggaatcttttttaaaaaaccAATaataggaaaagaagggaaaagaaaccccTCCCAGTAGACGGATGTTTCATCAACAATCCAAAAATGCGCGTATTAGCTGTCGAAGATCACGACACCCGGCATGAATGACCACTCGGAAGAGATCCACTGAACGCAGCGTTCCCTCTGCCCGAGGTCATTCATATCCATCCTCACCTCACGAACCGAAGTCGAAGTCAAATAATAGACATAGAATCATCGATACCAGAGATCATGAATCATCAAGATCACTGTGGATAAGAGAGACCCTCAAGCTTTCCGCTCCCCGGCCCTATGAGATCACCACTTTATCATACCCCGACGAAGTAAATCGACAGAGTATATCTCCTCCTAATAGTCCTCGTGTCGCATCAAACCGTGAAACGGTCTGGAACTGCCCGTCTTTTTCGATACCTAATTCATGGTCAGAccatatcctcctccatctAACCTAGTATCTCTCTCCCCATCAGTCCATCAGATACCACAAATTGGGCACCGTTCAGGAAGTACTAACCAGACAGGACTAGTCCTGCATCGTGACCTCATCATTCAAAGGCAAGTGGATCGGCGGAACGCCCCGCTCTTCGGAGATTTCCCTTCTCGGCCGTTTGCTCGATTAGTAGTGGGTTCGCCGGAGCTTCAGTAGTGTCCAAATGTCCACTAAGTACTTGGTAGTACCTccaaaaaatgaaataagTCAGATATGGAGAAATTACTCAATATTGAATGTCGCCGCTGAACCAGCGTAATTCTTATGTTGAAGGAGCTATGAGAGGTTACGCCGGCACATCTAGAACTTGATCATGTCTGGGGGATTGCCTGTCTCTATGCAGCAAATGATATATCGTTCCACAATATCAATCGTCGTCTCGACGTCGTCCTTAGATTATCTCCGAACGAATTGGAACGAGGCTAAATCCGATAATGCGCcatgttcttcttgatttCATCCACAATCTCCACCGCTTCCAGTGCGTTACGCGCCTCAAAGTCATATCGCTTCTGCTCGTTCGCATCGTTGCCGCGAAGCACAACCACGCGGAAGTTCTTGGGATGGCGACGGCTCACCTTGCATCCAACAACGTCGTTGAAACTAATCGACCGGGTCTTAGTGTCCGATCCAGTCTTCGCAGTATCCCCCGGCATGATGTGCATGTAGTCATTGTCAAACGTGAGAATCTTATGGTTCGAGGCGGTGAAAGACATGGATTGCTTGCGAAACACGTGGTAACGACGGTAGTAGCCCCCAATGAGGTCCTGCTGTTGCGCCAGCGGATGTAACATGCGCGGTCCGcccttcttcgctttcttgCTCGATGGCACAGTGCCGCTGTCAATTTGAAGCGGTGCATTGGGGGAAGAGCTTCCCGGAGAGCCAGTCAACGACTGGGGCCCGAAGCGCCGGCGCACGAGATCAAGCTCGGTAAGGTTCCCCAGGGCTTCCACGGTGCGGTCTAGAGGCGCGATCGTATTGGATCCCATCACCTTCAGGAGGTAATTCCCCTTATCTAAGCCCCAGCGTTTGCATACCGAATCCAAGATCTCCGCGATGTAGCTATCAGTGGACGTGTTGAGAGTCGTGACTTGCGTAGAACCCTCAATATTGATGAAGCGGATCTTCAGGGTCTTCGAGACCCCCAGTCGCGGCGTAGCATGCGACGTTGGCACCGCAGGCCGATCGGCAGGCGTGAGCGTATTGTCATTGAGTGCCGACGAAAACGGTTGCCCTAAGATCGGATTGGGTCGAGGCGCTTTGTTTTGAGAAGTCGGTTGGGCGGAGGGAACATTGAGAGCTGATGCTGCATCATTGGTGTCTTCAGGAAGAACGGCTTGGCTCTCCATGGGAAACTGGCGCTCGTTCTCTTCAAATTCACTATCGGAGGCCTCCACCAGGGCAAATTCGTCGTACTGTTTCCCTCTGCCTCGACCTCGTGCCCCCGTTGCTCGATTGTTATTCGACGTAAAATCCATAATCTGTGACGTTCGTCCTAAAGCGGGAAAGTCGTATTCCACTTCGCCGTCTTCTACCATTCGAAGCGCCCATCGGTTAACAGTCAACTTATTACGTTCAATAGCAGGTTGACGACCTTCTTCCGAGTATCGCCAGAGTGCCAAACCGATCGCCTCGACAACAGTGACGGGAGCTGGTTGTTCCGCGAGTTTAGATTCCCGGGCAATAGGAAGGTCAATCGGCTCTTCCGGGTCAGAAGAAAACGGCAAGTATAACTTGATATTCAATGCATCAGTAAGGCCTTTGCCCGAGAGTACCGCAAATTTCTCAACCGGATTGGTCGGTGCACGTTTGCGCGCGTTGAGTGCCTTCGACAGCAAACTAACAGGTTGCACTGTGCTAATAGGCCGCGGCGGAGGCAAGTCTTGCAATTCGGGAGCTGGTGTTTTGGCCTTCCTAGGAGATGCCGTTTGAGGTCCTGTTCCATTCGGCAACTTATGCATCATCATAGGTGATGATGAATCCAAGCTTCCAGTGATACCGACGCCTACCAAGAGTGATGCAGAGCCGGCGGTGGCATCGAAATCAGATGAAAGTGCCGAGTCCTCGGACTCAGCTCCCGAATCTTCTGGGTGCTCATCTAGTCCTCCAAGATTCCTGTTTCCAGCTCCCCTGCGCCTGTTACTAGCCAACTCTATAACCTGATCCTGACCAGAGAACTGAATCTGCTTCCGTGACGCCAAGGAGCCCATTTCATTATCCGAAGACATGTCGCTGCTAGCGGTAGTAGTTGTATCTCGCCGTGGCCGCTCATTCACACTAACAGCAGTTCCTAGCGATCCCGTGCGGTAATGCATGCCCATCGTGGGgtgagaaggagatgtgaCCATAAGTTGTGGGCCTTCTTGACGATCCGTTGAACGTATTGGAGAGGATCCGGCCCGTGTCCGTATTGGTAGTTTAGGAAATTTGATCTGTTGGGAAGCCCTGCACCAGTTTAGCACCGGGATGTAGTCTGGGAATATAAGAACCTCAAATCACTAATATCGACAAACCTTTGACTATCCACATCATCGTCGCTCTCATCACTCAAATCACTGctgtcatcctcctccgcatctCTTTGTTTATAGGAATCGTTTTGCTGTCGCTCCTTTCGATGGGTCCTTTTCCCAGCGCGTCCATGGGGCCGGCGCCCTATCACCTCCGTCGAGCTTTTACCCGTCACCATACccccttcatcttcctcgccaTCCTCCCCTAAACCAAATCTCTGGGCTTCGTTTGCATCCCTGGAAACACCAAGTTGATAATACTCCGAGGTAACTGCAGCGGTGGTGGGAATCGGAGGGGAGTATGTCCGGCGGATATGGGCTGCTACGCTCTGTGCGCTAGGATTTGTGGAAGCCGACGACCAGCCCGCCGCGCGAAATCCAGGAGTGTTGAGAACCGAGTTGTTCACGTTGATGAGTCTATCGCCTATTCCGTCTTTGATTGTGGATAGATAAGAGGTGCGCAGTTGCCATATCGTAAAACTGCCATTCTTTTAGTACTGGATTCTTGGTATGAAGGGCGATCGCGGGGAAGGTGGCGGAAGCAGATGTGAGATGCGCATCACTAGACGTACTCTTCATTGTGAAGGAGAGACATCTTCCCGCAGTTGTGAGTAGATGTTGAGAGGATATAGATATTGAACTTTGGTAGCGATCAGGTAAATTCTGGATTTAAGGTAGACACTGTATAGTCGCTGGTGGTGTTCGTCTGGGCATGATTCCAAGTACTACGTTGAGAGTGGATAGATGCGCTGAACGTGGTCAGCAATAGAGTGATCAAATGAAGGTTCGTTCTCAACCAGGGCCAGCCCGATGTAGAGTATAAGGGGAGATAAATAAGAACGAGATAATAAGGTCGTGAAGGGAGTTGGTGAAGGTTTTAGTGCTGAGTAGCTGAGGAAGAGCAAGCAAATTGCGGGTTCTCCCAAGACAATCTCCGCAGATCAGCCAAGAAACATGGATGTAGATAATGCGCCGCCGATCCCTCGTAGATTATTTgtttagattattttaatcaaCAGCTAAATTATTGGCACAGAATGATGGGGTTTGGTTTAACATAGTCATCGTTCTAATATAATACAAGTACCTAACTAATAACCATTACAGACATTGCCATTACCCATCATTCCCCAATGCGGTTttcaaaaggaaagagaggtTTTTCTCACCAAACGTCCACCATGAAAAAGTGAAACGCACTAAGCCTTGGCCTTtcgacctcttcctttcttcggtttctcgtcgtcatcaataAAATCATCGTCGGTGGCTTTCTTAGCCTTCTTCCCTTTGCCTGAGCCGCCCTTCGCCGCGGATTTCGCCGCCGGTTTCTTCGGTACCCGGACATATTTGTCCTTCTTCAGGTCCAGTTCTTCActttcatcatcctctttaGTATCATCCTCAAGCACTTCATCATCCGACTCGTCGATGGCATCTTCAATATCGGGCTTCTCCTTTGGCATCTTCTTTGGAGCAGCGACGCTGCTGGCTTTCATAAAGGGAAGTGGATGCGAGCGCTGGTTATAGAGTCGTGTGAATGTCGCTTTCGTCTGTGTATCTAGTTTCACCATTGATTGATCCATAGGGCCAAGGCCAAGCTCGACCAGGGCATCCCAGTCGTCCCGGGTGAGGAAATAACTGTCCATGAAATCAATGACGTCCTCAAcgccttcttttccatccttcATCAACCGGCGAACAAGCTTGTCCCAGATGAGGGGTAGATATTGTTGTCTGATTTCGTCACGGTCTCCGGAGGCACGAAGGCGCATGTGGCCCTGGATCTCCCTGGTACAACGCCAAAGCTTCCCTGTAATTACTCCGTTAgcaaaatagatatataagtaGTTGAAGAATACATACCTTGTTTGCTGTTCTGACCTAGCCAACTAGTGAAGCCAGCTCGCTCGGTCATATTGCCGTAAGCGAAACTGGCGGGCCGAACAAAGCTGAAGACAGCATGGGTTGGCATCAGACTCCATTGCTGTTGTGTTCCATGGATCATTCTGTCGACCAGGTCACCGTCACTGATGCTCGACGCTGCGTTATCCGCCAGCTCGAGCAACTTCAACTTTTGCTCCTTGCCTTGATAATTACCAGACAAGGCTGGCCTTGTTCTTAGATAGTTCTCTTGAAGCATCAAGTAGCTGAACTCGTGATCATTGAAATAAAGTTCGATCTTGTCGTTTAACGTCGCTTTGGAACTTGGAGAGAACATCTGAGCGCTGAGGATTTTGGATACAATATCCCAGGGCTTCAGGATAACATGCTTTTCCCAGGCCTTGGACATCTCCCGCCCCTTCTCAAAATCCAGGTTTTGTTGATCCAGCTTCACAGTCGACAGCATATTAATAATTTGACGAATGTCGGCATGCGTCCCTTCGATGAGACTGTCGAGAACAGGGGGCGGAATCTTCAAACCCTCTCGGAAACAGATCGTTGAAAGTCTAGCTCTGATTTGTTCAGCAGTCGGACGTCTAAAGGGTAGCTCATACGTAACGTGATCGAAGGGCTTCATTTTCGGAAGCCTACGTTCGTTACATATAAGGATGAGTGGGATGTGAGTTTTCTTTGCAATAGCAGCTAACGCCCCAACACCGCCTCGGTCTCCAGCTGACATTCCGTCTACCTCGTCCATGATCAATACcatattctttttctctctgtgCACCTTTTGGCCGTCAGCGGCAAAATAACCTTGCAGGGACGTTGTATCCAAGACACCCAAAAGACCGGTTTCAACAAGTTTTTTGCTCCTCGTATCACTGGCATTAGTTTCGACGATATCGTAGCCTTCGAGCTTCGCCACCAGATGTGCTGCGGTTGTCTTACCGATTCCTGGGGGGCCGTGGATCATGACCGCGCGGTAAATTCCAGTGCCATCCTTACCGGGTTTCGAGAAGTTCCCCTTAGCATTCTTGTGCCAATCTCGAAGCCAACTTTGAAGCTTCTCGACCGCGGTTTTATTGCCACAGATCATGTTCATCGACGTTGGTGCGTATTTTGTGGTCCAGAGTTCATCCTCAGGTCTAGGGCTTTGCGAGCTTGATGGCGCCTGGGATCCCGCGGACGCCTTAGCTGCTGCTGTACTGGTAGCCTTCGCCTTGCGCTTCTCTTCCTGTTCAATTTCAGCAGCCATGGCTCGaattttcttgtcttctgccttcctcttttcttcatacTTTTCAGCGGCTTTTCCGTCACCGCCGTTGGCTGGCAATCTTCGAATGAGCTCGAAGAGACCTTCCTCATTGATTGTTTTCAGGTTATGATCCCTGATTGTCTTAAGCTTTTTAGGACCAGCATCACCTCCGAGGACAACGTAACTTGTCTTTGAACTCGGAGCTCCAGTAACTTTGCCGCCATATTTTTTGACAAGGTTTTGTCCTTCCTCACGACCTAAAGTGTCAAGGACACCGGTGAAAACGAAAGACAACCCTGCAAGGCAATTTTCAGCCCCGACCGGTATTTCAGCGGTTCCGGCTGCTGCGGGGGAGCGCGCTCGTGCGGCGAACGGGTTAAACTTCTTCTTGTCGCCAGATTCTGGTGGGGGTGAGGGTGGTCGGACAGTTGGGATACTGTCAAAGATGCTCTGTATTTCCTTGCTTTCGGGCTGGTCTTTCTTAGACGGAGACCCCTTTGGTTTCTTAGGCGCACGAGCTGTTGACGACGCTTTCGAAGGTGAAGTAACCTTTTTAGGGCCTTCCTGGGGTTCGTCGTCCTCCTCTTTGCCCAGGGCTTCAGATTTCCGTTTCCTTCCAGGCTGTGAAGCTGCCGATTTCGTTGCTCTCTTCGGTTGTTTCGGGGCATCCTCCATAACTacgtcgtcgtcatctggGGCTAACTTCGAGGCTGGCTTCTTACGTCCAGGCCTACTCGAAGCTGCGGTGGCCGGCTTCACTGCAAGTTCCTCGAGATCACTATCCTTTTCACTGTGCTCATCCTCAACATAATCATCATCCCCTTTACCCGGCTTCCCAAACTCCGTTGCAAATATGTCATCACCGCCGAGTCTTTCATCGTCTAGGACAGTTGTAGCGTTCCTCTTAGATTCGCGCGTTGGTCGCTTGAGGGCCTCCTTTTTCTCGGTCTGTTTATTCGCTCGCGGTGATTTGCTGGCTTTACCCTCTTCCGAAATGGTGTCATTGGGGGGCTGAGGTTCCTTGATGGGCGTCGCAGTACTGGTTTTGGctggtcttcctctcttcttgctGGAGGCGAAGTAGTCCGAAGTGGTCGTTACCTCCCCTTGCGGTTCATCGGGCTTCCTTCACAAAGATGGTCAGTGGGTGAGTTAGCAGCTTTGAGCAGGTACATTGCAATGCATACGGCTTTGTCAGCTCCTTAGCTTTGGGAGGTGGCGCCTTGGTCGCTTTGacatcgtcctcatcttcactgTCATCCACAACTTTCCTCCCGCCTACATGACCGGTTAATGAAGGCGCAAGTGAGTAAAACGGTTGACGCCTTACGTCTTTTCCTGCCAGCAGGTTCCTAAGAGTTCCATATTAGCTTGATTCAATGAAATTACAGCGCGAATTTCAGAAGCTGGAAAGGTAAATTTGGCAGCGGAGCCTTCCTTACCTCTTTCTTTGCGGGCGGCTTCGCAAGAGAGGCACTAGAGCCCTGACTGCTACTCGGCTTGCCACCAAAAAAGCTCCTGATATCAGCAGGCATGgtgattttaaaaattatcAGAGCATGCCATGAACAGGCAAATGGTGAATTGATGAGAGTAAGTGCAAATTTGAAGCACCAATGCACAAAACGCTTTTAATTTAAATGAccattacggagtataggCAACTAGATCGGAAAACACGACGCGCTGCCTTGAGCTCTTGTCGCCGACGTGATTTAATTGGCTTACATAAGGAGCACGCGCATGGTCCGTGCCCCAACCTCGTTTTACCTGTTTCGGACTGGGGGAAAGTCGGACTTGCAGATACGCCGATAGTCTGGAAGTCTTCATCCAACATCGCTAATTCGCTACGAAAAGGGCCTGGCATCAGATCTCACCATGGCCTCcacgatgaagatgttctCGGGGCCTCAATTGGCCCTTTTCCGGCCTACCTGTATGTTGGATTTCTTTCCATAAGAATTTTTCTCTACAGGGCCGGAAAGCTGACCGTCTCAACATTAGGTTTATCCACAACTTTTACGGCCTCTCCGCTATCACGATGCTTCTCCACGACCTCCCCGGCTCTTGACTGGCTTACTCCGAAGTTCATGGAAACGTCGAAGTCTCCCAAGGGTCGCCCACATGTTGCGACTGGCGGTTCGTCCCGCGGTACAACTGTCGTCTGGGGCGACTACGGCTTGCGCATGAAGGACCATGACCGCCGACTGCCGGCTTCGTCGCTCAAGATCGCAGAAGAAACCATTAAGAGACGCTTAAGAGGAATGAACTATACGCTCTACAAGCGTGTCAGCGCCAACATCGGTGTGTACACCAAGGGTAACGAACAGCGTATGGGTAAGGGTAAGGGAAAGTTCGACTACTGGACGGCGAAGGTCGGTGTCAGCAGAATCGTGTTTGAACTGAAGGGCGATATTCACGAGAAAGTCGCAAGGGAGGCTTTCAGATTGGCTGGCCACAAGTTGCCGGGTAAGCATAGCTCTCGCTCTACGAACGGGCCGGTGACGGTTCCACACTAACAACGCAATCCGGTCTAGGACTCTGGGAGTTCTGTAAGAAGGGCGACCCCCCTGTTGTTGGCTTGACGAAACTCGGCAACGGCGTGACTTTGGAAAGTCTGAAGCGCCCCCGCCGGAGCCCAGCCCTGGGCGCGGCAAACATGTCTACGCCGCCAAGTTCGACCTCGTCTAGCCCCTCTGCTTCTCAATAAACAAATCGCATATATTCCATTTGGCCGTATTACTACATTATTTGCGCGCGACAAATTTTAAGCTCCGACGCCGGAACCAGGTCCATATCCCTGCTGTCTCCTACTCCTCGCTGCTTCTGCATCGCCATCTTGGGTTTCGGGCTTGAGGTCTTGTGTATATTATCATCAGCTTTtggttctttcttgaatgtTTTATTCCCACATGTGTCGATGTCTTATACACGGAGTTAGATTGAAGGAAACCAAAGACCAACTGTACCTTTATCCGCTTCTCCCATGACACCACTTTGTCCTGAAAATCTCCTTGCCCATTCggcatcctcatcttccgccTTTGAACTAGTATCCGGGTCCAAAAGTTGCATCATTTCACTCCTCGTATGTGGCATATTTCCTTGGACTGGTCAATTCCAATATTACTCCGAATAAGATATGATTTTCCCGCCAAGCTGAACCAACATACCACCTAATTGCCCAGTTTGCTTCGCTGGAGTTTCCGTAAACTCTCGAATGGATTCATACCTTCATCTTCGGTTAAACAAAATCCGCATAAACAAATAATAGTttgggagaaaaaaagactcaCTGAGTACTCTCACCACCCGGTTCAGTGTCCATCAGCCTAGTATCCGACATAATCTCCAAGGCCTAGGATAATATACAATAGAGGAACTTGAAATCCTTTCGCATATGTACGTTCAAAATTAGTCCAAACTTTGAAACCCCAAGTTAGTTCGGCAGTGGCTGGTCCTCCCAATTTATAGAGGAACTGTATGACGTAGTCTATCATGTCCGTCTTCAACCCTTTCCCCCATGGGGAAGAACTTGGTTTTACGGCAGCATTCTAGACCACGTCAGTTCCGAACCCGGTTCCTAGACGAGCACGGAAGTTCTTGTTTGCAGAAATTGCCGATTTATTTTGTGATATCCTACAAAAACGCCAATGGAACTCATCAAGACCTGAATCTGTATCCTGCCCCAGAAACCACGCAATTAGCACCTTCCTATTAAGGCTGCTGTCACATATTATACAGAACAATCATAAATCGtggattattatttttttctttcttttctacgGTTTAGAAGTCCATGCCCATTAGGTAGCTGTGTTGATTGTTAGTGTGGATGCTTGGCTGTATTGTTACTTAGGAGTCGAACCTTTCATAGATGCGCATGAATTTGGCGACGAAGGCCTCCAGGTGGAAGATAACTTTCTGTAATATAGGTCAGTATCCTTAGCTGGCTACAGTATTCTGGTCTGGGTTCTTACGCTTCCTTGTGTGACTCTGTGCTCGTAGAATGCAGACCATTTAATAACGTCGGGCTTCAGAGCATCGTCTACCTTGGCGATGAGCTTGAAGGTGAGAGTCTAAGATACTAGTCAGCGTTGACCAGATAATCCTTCATCGATCCGTAGTCAGACCTTGAGAATAGTAGTCGGCGGGATGCAGTGAGTTAAGAGATCGTACAAGCGCGCCCGGACTTGCAATAGTCGAGCTGGCGACCGCTCGGCCAGAATCTCATCAGCCGTAATAGAAATGAGCACCTCCCAGTCCGGAGGTGGGATCGGAGTGTTCTCTGTCACCTTCTCACTATTGGTCGGATAGGGTCAGCCTAGAGCCGAGAATGATATATAATACGATCATACCTTTGAGCATAGATAGCTTCAAACATGAGTAACGCGCGTCGGAGATTGCGTCCGCTCTCCTTTGCTATCTTCTTATTAAGCCCGGGCGCCTCCGGCCAGCCTTCCCTCTTGCCAGCAGCGCTGAGCACAGAGCAGATCTGGTCTTCCGTTGGTGCCGCAACCCTGACCAGCAGGGTTCTGGAACGAATCGGAGCAATGATATTTGAGGTGCTATTGGCCAATAGAATTAATCTCAGGTTGGGACTGTATTTCTCCATAGTCCGTCTCAGAGCTGCCTGGGCGTCACGACTCAGATGATCTGCTTCATTGATAACAACAACCTTGAACCTTTGCTTTGCGGAGAGATCGACCTGCTGTGTTTGCGCAATCTCTTTGAGCAGTTCCTGCACGACGACACGGTCATAGTTTCCTACATCCGAAGGTGTAATCTCCAGATGGTATACAGACGATACAATGTTGAATTCGAGCTTCCGGTTACTCGTCGTCTGGTAGACTCTGGCATCGATCTTGATCTTTTCCACACCCGCACCGTACAGCTCTTTTAATGTCGCGATTGTCCGCGTCTTCTTGCCTGCGCCTGATGGTCCGTACATGAGTAGATGGGGGAAATCTCCACTTTGTGCCTAAAACAAGAATAATGTCAATTGGTGGTTTTTCTTAACAAAAATCTGGTTCAGGTTTGATTACCAGTGACTTCAAGCGTGCGGACAGTTCATGATGATATGAGAGAGCTTCGAGCGAGCGTGGTCGCAGTTTGTCAACTAGCAAAGCCATCTTTAGTGCTCTCGTATTTGTTACGGCGGTGTGAGGCTATCGAGTGCTTCTCACAAATGTAAAGATAGCTTAGATGGATCGGAGAGCAAGACGCGTCGGGAAGATCGTGACACGCGAGCTTAATTGGTGGTCCGTGCACGGGTGCTTACAATCGTACATAGATACCAGTACAGAGTGGATAGTagatcttcagcttctcaatGTATTGAGACTGCTACGGAGCTTTGCTAATTACTACCCTATCACCGAGAAGAGAGGCTGTAAGTCGTTTTTCCGAGCAGTTTCCACCTTATTGAACTGTAAGAGTCTACAATTGGTGCCATCAAGCGGGAAAACATAATGTACAGATATCCATTGCTATGATACATATATGGGTATTCTTTTGGAGAGGAGATACAACTTTCCCGCGAGCTCAAATATCTCCCGATATGGAGAGAAA
This window harbors:
- a CDS encoding mitochondrial 54S ribosomal protein uL16m encodes the protein MASTMKMFSGPQLALFRPTCLSTTFTASPLSRCFSTTSPALDWLTPKFMETSKSPKGRPHVATGGSSRGTTVVWGDYGLRMKDHDRRLPASSLKIAEETIKRRLRGMNYTLYKRVSANIGVYTKGNEQRMGKGKGKFDYWTAKVGVSRIVFELKGDIHEKVAREAFRLAGHKLPGLWEFCKKGDPPVVGLTKLGNGVTLESLKRPRRSPALGAANMSTPPSSTSSSPSASQ
- a CDS encoding putative DNA replication factor C subunit Rfc5 (replication factor C subunit 5) produces the protein MALLVDKLRPRSLEALSYHHELSARLKSLAQSGDFPHLLMYGPSGAGKKTRTIATLKELYGAGVEKIKIDARVYQTTSNRKLEFNIVSSVYHLEITPSDVGNYDRVVVQELLKEIAQTQQVDLSAKQRFKVVVINEADHLSRDAQAALRRTMEKYSPNLRLILLANSTSNIIAPIRSRTLLVRVAAPTEDQICSVLSAAGKREGWPEAPGLNKKIAKESGRNLRRALLMFEAIYAQSEKVTENTPIPPPDWEVLISITADEILAERSPARLLQVRARLYDLLTHCIPPTTILKTLTFKLIAKVDDALKPDVIKWSAFYEHRVTQGSKVIFHLEAFVAKFMRIYESYLMGMDF